cagatattaacaaaaaatcgGACAATATCTATACTTACCcctgattgatttattacttatttattgcaagtcaaataaatctttttatgatcaaattacccttatacacACCTTCACACACTAGTGCATGtgagaaggtatattttcaccgttaaaAGCGTAgcttagttaaaaaaattatttgacatgcaataaattaatcgaagataaatatcaattttcattcattttttttttttgttaatatcaacaaattgaGTGAGTTTTTCATGAATGAACCTATATGTTATccgaaagcaaacctcaaagtactatatacaattttccaaactaaacaaaatttacgtataatctCAAGcaaagaaagtgtaattattcctatatacacacacttgcatcaaaattaaaaaccaaCTTTGCATGACTTtagtttgatgaaatttggtTTAAAATGGAATTTTGCACAGTGGCTTTTATGGATCATTTTGGGATTCAATTGCAGCCGTCAAATCTGAATGAGAAGAAGGGTTGATTGGGGACCTGCATGTTTCAAACCTCAAGATGAAAAGACTAGATACCATGTAatctttcaaaaataataaaaataaataaataatcatgtAATAAATGGTAGGAGTGTTAGTCTACTTTATCCGCAATCTCGCAAAGAACACAGCAGCTTTGTTTTTGCTAAATATAGAAATCTTTTTTGTGGGGCTTACTTCCCAAATTCTTCTCATTTTCGGTCGACTTTTCACGCTTATTATATACTATAATTAACATTGATGTCAAAGTTATCATTGGACTGATTATTATATGTAGCGGCGATCAcgtaatatgaaaaaaatagtatttttcatcCGATAACTTAAGTAACGTACAGTTTTAGATCCGTTAGTTATGAAAATTTGGGAAAtggtcctataattttgacaaaatatcatttttaatccTCCTATGAACTTTGGTGAGGATattgatgaataaaattaCGTGCAACGGGGACTGGACGTggtttattattttgttattttttaaaatagttggCAGGATGACCGAAATGAGAATTTTTAGAAGTTATGAGactatttttgtagtttttgtgattaatgaaactaaaagtttataaattttaaataatgggatgaaaaatgcaattactccatatatatgatatatattatgttttggaaaagttgattaaaatatattatcttgAAGTGGTCAATAGcctcattataatatttttccaccaaaattatcaatgaattGATGTTAATATTAAAGTTTATGAAAATGGAGGAGTTACGTACGTGCTTAGAGAAATGAtttcacaataataattaaactaataataataagtgataaattattattttgctacattaatacaatttctataattttttatgataataaatacaatataagaCGCTATGTAccaatcaataatttataacaaaaaattgccCGTGAAGTTgtcactataaataattaatggcaCCTGCATACGGACAACATTTTCGAAATAATTATAGTTGtcgctatatatatatatatggtcaaaaaattatcactataaaTGTATTATCAGTTACTAATCCTTATATATTAATGTCTTGCTAATTATtgcaatcaaaataattatcactaaatttacatacatatgtatttaaatttctaatgacaattttatgaattatcaCTAAAGTGATTCTTTAttgcaatttcttttcaataatcaattaattaattaataaataattaataatgttcCCTAATTAAGAGCATGAAAGAGGGTTCACGCATGCCATACCATGGCCAACTTTTCACTTCCCATTTCTGTATTATTAATGGAGGATTGAAGCAATTTTCACGTTCTCTCCATTCTATTTTAGTGCTTAAATTCAGGACATTTGAGGGGGAAAGAACCTAAGTACTACGTCATGATGCCCATAAAGtcataaaatgaaatcaaaattaataaataatgaagATTTTTATCATAccctataaaagaaaaagaaagtaaatgtttttaaatatagccttatcctttttcttatttttctcattcGGAAGAAAAGGGATGCAACTGTCGTACACGCCACGTACACAAagattttttgaataaaatcgTCGTATGTACTTTTGGTAGAAATTATGGGAAAAACTGGTACTTTTGATTTCCGAAAAGATGTATGGAAGTTTCgaaattttctacttttttcaagaatattttatattactagTTGCTGTGACGTGTTGTTCTTCTGTGCGgataatgaataatattttacgctctcaaatatatatactataaataagagtaaaatatataaattaattaatatatttattaaaagaattaaatgaaaaaaaattaatttatcagtCAATTTAAAACCTGGAAAGTAGAATTAGTTAACGTATCAGTTGAAGGACATTTTCGACTTTAAAACAAATCGGTGTGGCAGTATATATCATTGACAACTGTTTATGAGTGtggagggttttttttttttctttatgttagttatataataatggaatttattttttgatgaaaatagggatagtttattttttggtgtgtATCACActattatactaattatttatgtaatgatatatataatgacaAGTAATGTCTCTATTTAACCTCAATTTTAGGTATAGATGTTCCCTACTACAtattaaatactattttttaagtgaagataataaattattattcatttaaataagttaattataattatcaatattaaatatttatatttaataattaccaacaactacaacaatcatatatatttatcattaatatcaaataactatatataattaatatttacaattaaagTAGAATAACATCTCACACGTGGGTGGATTTCGAACTTATGATTTTAGGGTCATAGGGCCTCAATTTTACCAATTGAACTAGGCCTCACCGGAACATAGTATGTACTAATTCATATAGTGTTATATAGCTGGAAAAATGTATTATCCATCCGATAATTTTGAGAGGTGGCGTTGTGGGTTCatttggattttaattttgtaatggtgaacaataattttaaaaaaataacaattttgatCCATTTTATGCTAGAAATGCCaatttcactaaaaaaaaaaaaaaagagagttgTCACGTGTTAAAAAATGCGCCTTTTTCAGAAACAATtgatattttccaacaaaaaatgaaccaaaaattctaaaatactGATCTGAAttgccaaaaattaaaatctaagtGGACCAAAAGTCGAACCTGCCACACTAAACCAAAAACTAGGTATTTTCCATTTTGAtcctttaataaataaaacatacatTTAGTCCATTTTTCATGTAAATTTGGCAAAATGAGGACTTACTTTTTTAGGAATTCGAAAGTCAGCCGAAAAATGTGTCCTCAAATATAAGCCGACACATGACTTGCACAATGCCAATTAATATCCAACAGATTCAAAACTTTCCAACAAACCACGCCCTTAAGTCGCGAgaatttacaaaacaaatggATCGGTCGGAAGTCCCTTTTCTTAAAGCGAATCAAAATGCCGTACGCCTATAATTACAcgatcaaaattacaataaatttgaatattatgaGATAAAAAGGCATGTACATATATTGCAGAAGTTGAGGCAAACATTAAGAGTAGGAGCATACTTAGTTTAAGGCTAAGGTTCCGTAGTCATGAAATGTGCATGAATGCCAAAAACGGTGGTGGCCTCAGGTGATGGTACAACACTTGGGAGATCCTCACACTATTAGCGTCTGAGTTAATTGAGGAACCCTTGTCCCCTCCCCTCACCTTTTTCCTGCATAAATGCAAACTACCACTGTCTTTGTCCACATCTCTTGCGGTTTTGATTTTCCACATCCACCTCTTATTTGaaattaggaaaaagtattattttagtccactaaatatgtctaattttaattttagtttgataactatgtccatttttgtttaggtccagtaacttatgaaattgcttacttttagtcctctggcagattttcggacaattttacccctatgagtgcatatggaataaaactgcctttcaaaaattgcataggagtaaaattgtccaaaaaactgccagaggactaaaattaagcaatttcgtaagttattggacctaaacaaaaatggacatagttatcggactaaaattaaaattaagcatacttagcgaactaaaataatacctTTCCCttgaaattataagaaatttgtgtcaagaatttcaaattcattatttaactaataattctcAAGCATTTTAAATCTTCAATCTTCTCTTACCTTTTTATTGTATGTACAATAACTAATAACATTTCCAGatacatttttcattattcttattaaaaagtgatttatatataaaaatctaataaaaataataatagtaataataacaataataattctacaacttattaataaatgatacatattaaatttttttggccAAATATTCCAactttagtttttcttttctcaattcCAGTTTTAGTTTCAAATGCTATCAACTTTCTCTGCAACTTATTCTCACcacaaaagttaaaattattgCGTGTTTGTAAATTAAACACTTTCAATAGTAAAATAGGTTAAAATGTATCTGCATATTTAAGGTGCGGccataatattaacaaaaaagttaatgaaattttatatttattatcgaTTGACTTATCACTAATTTACTGCAGGTCagtcaaattttttcaactaaactacccttataacagtggaaatatacctcttcacatgtATTGACATGTGGAgatgtataagaataatttgatcataaaaaaatttactttgaCCTGCAacaaatcagtaataagtcaattaggagaaaatatgaatttttatttgattattttattaatattagcaaattcagtgcattttgactaatgaggaacttatttgttaaacaaaaacaaatttcggagatactaaatgtaattttcgaAGGAGGAGAATGTCGTTATCCCTAATAATAATGAGTAacttataagtatattatagttaattcaattgaattgACTAACCTCATCAACAATTTACTCGGTTTAAACCTTAATTGTTTTAAGTAATGAATCTCTAGTTGGTGAAAATAGCTCTAAACTTTGCAACTAAATAGCTCTACACAGATAAAATGTTAAgttattttaaagataatcaattttgcaactaaaagaaaacataagtATTTGTGGTTAACAATAACTTAtgatttctattaattaacttTGATTAAGGATGGAACTTTAATTGCTCAACTCATAACACTTTTGATTCTGTAACTTACtctatttacatatatagttCTTTGACGAATTTAGTTCTAAATATTTTACGTTTGGTccttttttgacaaatttaatcctgtgttgataattttggtcccctTCATAGTATAATAGATATCgtttttggtcctgtaactaTAAGTCGTTAGGACCGAAATTGTTaatacaggactaaaattgccaaaaaaagaaaagacaaactGTAAGATGTTCAGGactaaattcattaaaacaagggactaaatgtgtaaataaaaaaagttataggaccaaaaatactaataatttaaaattttaggactaaaaatgtaaatttcccACTTAATTATGTTATGATAGGTGAAACTCTGGAACCAGACTAGTTGTAAACAAGGACTAATATTCACATGGACCTTAATATGAAacattaaaagttatattagAGTTTGAAAATGGAGAATAATATATGTTATCGTGCATGgctatataaatgtataaaaagtGATCTTTTCTTGTAACAAACTTGAGTAAAAATTTTCTCGAACTCATTCAATGATATATACGAAAATGAATACGGTAATGGCTTTCCGAACTCTATGGACTTAAGTGCTATcatgtgattattattttgatcttTGAGGAATCTTGGTATTCATTATGAACTAGAGCCACCTCAAGAGTTCATATGAGTATCCAAGAGGCTGCATTTATCTCGACATTGTGCATTCATCGTTGTATTAAGTATGgatgtaaattttaaacggATATTTGCTACATGAATTGTTCGACTTGCTATATGAATTTGTTCAAGCGGTTCATGTTATGGGCCCGGGGTTGGATGGATATCTGGTATGCTGGGTAGCACTAGGCTACTCGTATATGCTTCATCGTGCAATTTCCACTCGagaatgaatatattttaacaaaagtacttatacataaatagtttttattttaattattatcttaaaaactaaaaattgaaaataaacaaaacaaataaacacCGTATAGAACGGGTCTGGAGCGGGTCCACTCCACCCGCCCCGTTTGGTATCACTAGACTTCACTACTTGGGAAGCCTATACTCAGTGTTTCAACAAGAATTCTCAGATCCTTGCAGTGTTCTTCCCTTGGTTATCGTTTATGTCATTTCCCACTGTTTCTCTGCAACGCGTTTTTAGTTTTCCGCTTCTGCCGCTCAAGAATTTCAACTGGCATCTGACATTTGCTCGCCTCTTCAGTAGCAGGAGTCATTACGGTAGAATTTCGGCAGAGTCTTTCTACACGTCCCTTCTCGAAAAATCTACTCACATAATCCATCTCAGGCAAATTCACTGCCAATTATACACGCACGGCCTGCAGAACAACGGTTTCATAGTCACTAAGTTGATCCATGTCACTTCAAACCTCAAAGAAATACACTATGCTCGCCACCTGTTTGAGGAATTCCCTGACCAGTATGTTTTCTTGTGGAATGCAATTATCAGGGGGTATTCTATGCATAACATTTTCGATAAAGTTGTTGAAATGTACTCACGAATGCGGCAGGCCTTTGTGAGTCCGGATACGTTCACATTTCCTCATGTACTCAAAGCTTGTGGTAGCTTATTGGCTAAACGTTATGGTCGGGCAGTTCATGCGCAGATTTTTAGACATGGACTAGAAGAAGCTGTGTTTGTGCAAAATGGGCTCTTATCGTTTTATGTGAAGTGTGACGACAATAATCATGCTcggattattttttatggattgaAAAATAGGGATGTTGTTTCGTGGACTTTGATTATCTCGGGGTATGCCCAAAATGGGCAGTACATGGAGGCTTTGAGTATGTTTAGAGACATGAGAGGATCAGATGTCAAGCCTGATTGCATAGCTTTGGTTAGTGTTTTGAAGGCCTATTCTGATGTGGAGGAGTTAAATCAGGGAAGATGTCTTCACAGTTTGGTGATTAAAATGGGACATGAATTTGAGCCTGACTTGCGAATAGCGCTTACTTCTTTGTATGCAAAATGTGGACAAGTGACTGCTGCAAAATCATTGTTTGATCAGATGAAGTTCGGCGATGTAATTCTCTGGAATGCCATGATCTCGGGCTTTGCTAAAAATGGTCATGCTAATGAAGCGTTAGAGCTTTTTACGGAGATGATATCCAAAAGCATCCAGCCTGATGCTGTGACTATACAATCCTCTGCCTTGGCTTCTGCCCAACTGGGTTCACTCGACCAAGCTAGATGGATGGacaattatgttaaaaatagtAAGCTGGGAGGTGATGTTATTGTTAGCACTGC
This genomic stretch from Sesamum indicum cultivar Zhongzhi No. 13 linkage group LG16, S_indicum_v1.0, whole genome shotgun sequence harbors:
- the LOC105178496 gene encoding pentatricopeptide repeat-containing protein At3g12770, which encodes MSFPTVSLQRVFSFPLLPLKNFNWHLTFARLFSSRSHYGRISAESFYTSLLEKSTHIIHLRQIHCQLYTHGLQNNGFIVTKLIHVTSNLKEIHYARHLFEEFPDQYVFLWNAIIRGYSMHNIFDKVVEMYSRMRQAFVSPDTFTFPHVLKACGSLLAKRYGRAVHAQIFRHGLEEAVFVQNGLLSFYVKCDDNNHARIIFYGLKNRDVVSWTLIISGYAQNGQYMEALSMFRDMRGSDVKPDCIALVSVLKAYSDVEELNQGRCLHSLVIKMGHEFEPDLRIALTSLYAKCGQVTAAKSLFDQMKFGDVILWNAMISGFAKNGHANEALELFTEMISKSIQPDAVTIQSSALASAQLGSLDQARWMDNYVKNSKLGGDVIVSTALIDMYVKCGSVELARDVFNRTVDKDVVVWTAMIMGYGLHGWGREAINLFNEMKDAGVHPNDVTFLALITACSHCGLVEEGWEFFISMKDYGIKPCQKHYAGVVDLLGRAGYLERAYNFIMTMPVEPGVSVWGALLSACKIHRSVTLGEYAAEKLFNLDPLNTGHYVLLSNLYASARMWGGVAKVRVLMKSKGLNKDLGYSVIEIDGKLQAFRIGDKSHPRSDAIYKKLEWLEMRLLESGFAPDTESALHDLDKEDKEVTLCNHSERLAIAYGLISTSPGTTLRIIKNLRACVNCHLATKLISKFVNREIVVRDANRFHHFKDGTCSCGDYW